In Thunnus albacares chromosome 10, fThuAlb1.1, whole genome shotgun sequence, a single window of DNA contains:
- the pdgfrl gene encoding platelet-derived growth factor receptor-like protein, which translates to MKLWVVLCLALLCVELQNGVCQQTKRRKDVGENRIRPGGKRVKVRHPKLKDGGGKGQSLLTQVLDKGRFLRLSQTTSMTPGKNMELRCKGTNIGWSYPTYLDTFNDSRLSIKQSDKYSQLILTSPSAADTGSYSCWVIVCDGRECEKDHDHIYASYIYFTDKDNLFVPSAIHFEIVYLRPDRPAVVPCRVTDPQAKASLHREVPAEEITANGTMVTYDPTKGFILQSPSPDHQGVFYCKAVTKGTPQVSIKYQLLYVEVPSGPPFVSLEASPESVRGGDNVNVTCSVLGEPEVDVSFIWSYPGQDHRPVHVQTSWRLVNRGMGHTTRISQSVLTVEDMETIDFGNYMCKAKNEHGETIVTIDIISK; encoded by the exons ATGAAGCTCTGGGTTGTGCTTTGCCTGGCATTGCTTTGTGTGGAGCTCCAAAATG GTGTCTGCCAGCAAACCAAACGAAGAAAAGACGTAGGAGAGAACCGCATCAGGCCAGGAGGGAAACGGGTGAAGGTGCGTCACCCCAAACTTAAAGATGGAGGAGGGAAAGGCCAGTCTCTGCTGACCCAGGTGTTGGATAAGGGCCGCTTTCTGCGCCTGAGCCAGACCACATCTATGACTCCTGGGAAGAACATGGAGCTGCGCTGCAAAGGCACTAACATTGGATGGTCATACCCGACCTACCTGGATACCTTCAACGACTCACGCCTCAG CATCAAGCAGAGTGACAAGTACAGTCAGCTGATCCTGACGTCGCCCTCTGCTGCTGACACTGGGTCCTACAGCTGCTGGGTGATTGTGTGTGATGGTAGAGAGTGTGAGAAAGACCATGATCACATATATGCCTCATACATCTATTTCACAG ACAAGGACAACCTCTTCGTCCCGTCTGCCATCCACTTTGAGATCGTGTACCTGCGCCCAGACAGACCTGCTGTGGTGCCCTGTCGTGTGACCGACCCGCAAGCCAAGGCGTCCCTGCACAGAGAAGTCCCAGCTGAGGAGATCACAGCCAATGGGACCATGGTGACCTATGACCCCACCAAGGGATTTATCCTGCAGAGCCCCAGCCCTGACCATCAGGGGGTCTTCTACTGCAAGGCTGTGACCAAGGGCACCCCTCAGGTCTCCATAAAGTACCAGCTGCTCTATGTGGAGG TTCCTAGTGGGCCACCATTTGTGAGCCTAGAAGCATCTCCAGAGTCGGTGAGAGGAGGCGACAACGTCAATGTAACCTGCTCTGTGCTGGGCGAGCCAGAGGTGGACGTGAGCTTCATCTGGTCTTATCCTGGTCAG gACCACCGTCCAGTTCACGTCCAAACCTCCTGGAGGCTGGTCAACAGAGGTATGGGTCACACCACGCGCATATCACAAAGTGTCCTGACGGTAGAGGACATGGAGACCATTGACTTTGGAAACTACATGTGTAAAGCCAAGAACGAACATGGTGAGACAATTGTGACAATCGACATCATCTCCAAATAG
- the mtus1a gene encoding microtubule-associated tumor suppressor 1 homolog A isoform X5, whose amino-acid sequence MQQQMGELKANHEAMKLELKKSHTVELQCVEQQYEKSLEELRKIHNQELQSLDKTLKDAESALSGQIQELTVENNALIEKLTAEENKRRELAEKCQKDSHTLYLEQELDSLKVVLDIKNTQLHQQEKKMMEIDKLTEKNVKLDENLKKVQQENEDLKARMERHAALSRQLSTEQALLQESLHKESKVNKRLSMENEELLWKLHNGDLSSPHKVSPTSTSPSHSFSLQSPRSSGLFSSPPVSPR is encoded by the exons ATGCAACAGCAG atGGGAGAGCTTAAAGCCAATCATGAAGCCATGAAGCTGGAACTTAAGAAAAGCCATACAGTGGAGCTGCAGTGTGTTGAACAGCAGTATGAAAAGTCACTGGAAG AGCTCAGGAAAATCCACAATCAGGAGCTGCAGTCTTTGGACAAAACTTTGAAAGATGCTGAATCCGCTCTGTCT GGACAGATTCAGGAGCTGACTGTGGAGAACAACGCCCTAATAGAGAAGCTAACAGCAGAGGAGAACAAGAGGAGAGAGCTGGCCGAAAAGTGTCAG AAGGACTCTCACACCCTGTATCTGGAGCAGGAGCTGGACAGCCTCAAAGTGGTGCTGGatatcaaaaacacacagcttcACCAGCAGGAAAAGAAGATGATGGAGATAGACAAACTG acagagaaaaatgtgaagttgGATGAGAACCTGAAGAAGGTCCAGCAGGAGAATGAGGACCTCAAAGCTCGCATGGAAAGACATGCTGCACTGTCAAG ACAGCTGTCTACAGAGCAGGCGTTGCTGCAGGAATCCCTTCACAAAGAGTCCAAGGTGAACAAGCGTTTGTCAATGGAGAACGAGGAGCTGCTGTGGAAGCTCCATAACGGAGACCTGAGCAGCCCCCACAAGGTGTCCCCCACCTCCACTTCCCCTTCCCACTCTTTCAGCCTCCAGTCGCCTCGCAGCTCCGGCCTCTTCTCCAGCCCTCCCGTCTCACCCAGATAA
- the mtus1a gene encoding microtubule-associated tumor suppressor 1 homolog A isoform X4, whose amino-acid sequence MGCSGSRACLRAPCSAERRDEATRQCRELSQELVKLRGELVCSIHSSERLEKEKEELRVALEDALQKLQAQHQKDLSELEQRLEAFYQAEWDKVHLTYQEEADKCKTLMQQQMGELKANHEAMKLELKKSHTVELQCVEQQYEKSLEELRKIHNQELQSLDKTLKDAESALSGQIQELTVENNALIEKLTAEENKRRELAEKCQKDSHTLYLEQELDSLKVVLDIKNTQLHQQEKKMMEIDKLTEKNVKLDENLKKVQQENEDLKARMERHAALSRQLSTEQALLQESLHKESKVNKRLSMENEELLWKLHNGDLSSPHKVSPTSTSPSHSFSLQSPRSSGLFSSPPVSPR is encoded by the exons ATGGGCTGTTCTGGCAGCAGAGCGTGCCTTAGAGCTCCCTGCTCTGCAGAGAGG CGTGATGAAGCCACAAGGCAGTGCAGGGAGCTGTCCCAGGAGCTGGTCAAACTTCGAGGAGAACTGG TTTGCTCTATCCATTCGTCTGAACGtctggagaaggagaaggaggagttGCGAGTTGCTCTGGAGGATGCACTGCAGAAACTGCAGGCGCAGCACCAGAAGGACCTGAGTGAGCTGGAGCAGAGACTGGAGGCCTTCTATCAGGCTGAGTGGGACAAGGTCCACCTCACCTACCAGGAGGAGGCTGACAAGTGCAAGACTCTCATGCAACAGCAG atGGGAGAGCTTAAAGCCAATCATGAAGCCATGAAGCTGGAACTTAAGAAAAGCCATACAGTGGAGCTGCAGTGTGTTGAACAGCAGTATGAAAAGTCACTGGAAG AGCTCAGGAAAATCCACAATCAGGAGCTGCAGTCTTTGGACAAAACTTTGAAAGATGCTGAATCCGCTCTGTCT GGACAGATTCAGGAGCTGACTGTGGAGAACAACGCCCTAATAGAGAAGCTAACAGCAGAGGAGAACAAGAGGAGAGAGCTGGCCGAAAAGTGTCAG AAGGACTCTCACACCCTGTATCTGGAGCAGGAGCTGGACAGCCTCAAAGTGGTGCTGGatatcaaaaacacacagcttcACCAGCAGGAAAAGAAGATGATGGAGATAGACAAACTG acagagaaaaatgtgaagttgGATGAGAACCTGAAGAAGGTCCAGCAGGAGAATGAGGACCTCAAAGCTCGCATGGAAAGACATGCTGCACTGTCAAG ACAGCTGTCTACAGAGCAGGCGTTGCTGCAGGAATCCCTTCACAAAGAGTCCAAGGTGAACAAGCGTTTGTCAATGGAGAACGAGGAGCTGCTGTGGAAGCTCCATAACGGAGACCTGAGCAGCCCCCACAAGGTGTCCCCCACCTCCACTTCCCCTTCCCACTCTTTCAGCCTCCAGTCGCCTCGCAGCTCCGGCCTCTTCTCCAGCCCTCCCGTCTCACCCAGATAA